The DNA window TCTGTCACATTTTTGGGTACAAAAAACCAGACAACGAGAAGAATTCTTAGCCGTTTACTATATTTAGTGAAAgtcatctgtacccctagtgtaaatttgatcgacatcataacgtgacgaacgcgtttgcgttaagtctcattttgtttaggattttgagtttccaaaacgtcccgcttggcgcgctctttctaaatccaatacaaaatgagactaaacgcaaacgcgtatgtcacgtttcgaaatcgaatttatttacactaggggtactgatcagaAAACCcctatatagtaaacacccctatgagcaggcaccagtaatggaatggtatagacaaattctgtaaaacaaatatttaccaccagttgttaatcgctggcaacattttaccataaacaagagccaatgagctgcttaagtttaatttttcattgatatttgttattttgtaaatgaatggcgccatatattccatgactggagcaaaaaaacagttttaattggttaataatattgaaaccaattgcagtagctttcataaaatacatagaaaacataaacaatgaattggacattcaacttttcgGTTTAAAGAGTGTTTATTCTctgaagaaattacaaaatttcacttataaGACAACAATTAACTATACATGTAATATATTAGCAGTAAGCAAGCATGCAGACTTATTTGATAGATTAGTTAAATCTTTAATAattagtaagtacctacatatgaaAGGTATTCTGTATCAATTTAGAAGTTAGTTGTTTACATCTTTAGTTTGCACATGTATAATTAGGTTAAAGGAAGTACTATAGAGTATGCGTGGTGATTTTAAATAAGGTACAGATAACTAAAGTGTTATTATTGAATATtgtcttttatgtatgtttttaattccgatttgaatttgttttaaagcgtaaaacggtagaaattttacaggtgtcggtgaaatatcaaaaacactccaaactttctcttaaatgttccatgattggtgctgtTAACGTACAATATACCCACTACGACTTACCTAATATACCCAAAGCCGTAGAACGCCCCATATTTTGCCCGTAACTGGCGCCAGATCTATCTTAACCCGTTATATATTCCccatatttgtttaaaattataattttcatgGCTATTGGATTTTAAATTGTGTCGTTCATCGTTGATGGAGCGTCACTATAAATTTCATGCACGTGAATTAATTTCgacaatgtttttattatgcACGTTTTTGATACATGGTTGTGTAATGAAATTAGCGCTGTATATTTTGATATGAAAAAATCATTTTGTTTCATTAAaatcttttagttttaatcGTTTGAAATAATTGTGCGAGATTCactaaatgtttataaaaatttatgGCGTTCTTGGAAAACTAATTTGCccagacatgttttttttaattgagaaATCTTGCCTTGAGTTCTTTAAGGTCGGATGTGTACATTTTTAGTAAATCCGAAACATGGGTATCAATTTTGTTTGCTAATAATTTATGAACTATGTGAGCTagacagaacattttttttttatacctttaGTTTCTCCGTAGACAAACCattttcatagtgaaaacttctcaagaaactgtttaaggcatacgaatacaatacaatacaaatactcttcattgcatacctaaataaaaacaatacaaagagAAAACCACATcagaagtagaggtaaacaagaggtggtcttatcgctaaaatcCGAGCTCTTctagacaacctttaggtagcgaaAATCGATAAATTTACACAATGTTAGTAGGTGTTGCCAATTCAATGAAAGAAATCTAGCAAATCATAGCATAGCATGGAATAGTATGTATTGGTATCCTCTACACGAtagcccagcgtaggccagccctagggacgcatttattcGTTAGaaggagcaagtgatattgctatctcattccaccgcatagctgcgtcctttagactggcctacgctgggccatcgtatagaggagcccTATAAGTTACcctatggtttacaatatgtagtagtgctgctctctggcggcagaacattgcaataATACCCCCTATTCTTTAGTGTTTAAAATTGTACTCGAaacaattttgaataaataagtgttatttattttagaacctGTCTACTTGAAATGCATTTGTCGATGTTAAAACAATGGCGTTTAAATCAACAGATGgccatttattataaaaaggcAGACAGGCCATATTCCCGTTCGTTCGAGGGTTAACACGACGATTTCTAGTTATGAGCAAACCAACGTAACGTGGTCTTCGAAAAATAGCTAAACGCTTACaatggcggggcaagaccaaaacttagtgtgggcaaggtacatttagcgaggccctctggtggcgcaagaaataacgaatcaTTTTTTACGTTGCTTCCCAGTAATATGTATTGGAGGcacgaggcccctcggaccgcgaggccgtaggcggtggcccacgtcttTTTTTcgtattacgtcggtggcaaacaagcatacggcccacctgcaaccttactcaccgacaggaacacaacactatgagtaggctcaagtgttatttggctgcggttttctgtaaggtagaggtacttccccaggtGGGTTCTACTGTAGATTTAGAATGACATTCGCTGtaccacacaaaacgagatgacattcacagtgccgatacctctcttaaaaaatcggcccccatATCCATAACGTAACTAATCCAGCGTCttctgtagcacggtcgcatttttattaattatcactgcctgtcacgttctaacaatatatgtgcgaaagtgacgggcatagtgacaagtgatataaatgcgaccgtgctaccacCGCTGATTATATTCATAACATGCGCGTCTCGCTCATGCAACGTGCGATTGCAATAGCACCTCCCGCAATAAATCATCGCACTGCCAACAGCGCTCCATACCCGTCAGACATTTTGACAGCGGCTGTCATTTCGGGCGTGTTGAATTTGGCGCCGACTGCATTGTTTTGCATACaatatagatggcgctgtactgtcATATGGTTTGTGGTAGATGGATCGTTGAATGTTAGCGCTTGATTTTGCACAGGTTAAATGGAGttctaaattattaatatagcgactgatttgttattttagttaattatgttcctatatgaatgaatgatgcTTTTCATGTATGAAGTAGCTGTACATGTAAAATTTAACATATGTCAATATACAAAACTTAATAGCATTAGTCATCaaggagaaataaataaataaatattataggacattattacacaaattgactaagtcccacagtaagctcaataaggcttgtgttgagggtacttagacaacgatatatatataatatataaatatttataaatacttaaatacatagaaaacacccatgactcaggaacaaatatccatgctcatcacactaataaatgcccttaccaggatttgaacccgggaccatcagcttcgtaggcagggtcactacccactaggccaaaccggtcgtcaatatacgCAAAACCATTCAAAACGGCTTTACTTGCCAAAAGTGTATTTGGAATGGCatccaaattatataataaacttccaaaatGTATCTTAAACTGTAATaatgaaatacattttaagaaaattttgcaCGACTTTTTATCAAAAAAGCCTACTACTCCATTCAAGAAGTCCTCTGTgacacattttaacattatcgtgtaatattaaatatgagACCGCTTTTGTTAActtatatgtaaatgtattgtgACTTGCATGACTTATGTATTAATTAGTAGTAAGTACCTAGATAATAAGTTTGACTGTTTGTACGCCTAATGGCAAGACCATGGTGATCCTATATATGTTCCATCATTGTATCTACCCGTGTTCTACAGACAATAAatcaattatgaattatgaattattcgAAACACACGtacacaacaacattaaaatagGCTTAAATGTTAGAATAACTAGAAGTTATCCAGAAAAggatgatttcattttctttatgctgttaggttaggttaggttagtgaacctccaggtctatgattcttaagtatgttaagtactctacattgtacttcaaatccatttgtatatgtgactgtttgtgttctaaataaataaaaaaagggaTAACACTCAGCATGTGTCGCAGCATGGGGAAGACAAACAAAGTATATCCAGTTTGAAACGAATGTAGTATGATACCTTGGCGTATGGTGCTATACGCACactagcccccccccccccccccccccccccccccccgacgcaaccccccccccccctttagcATGAcggtttattttcatttttaagaagAGTATTAGTTAGGAAACAGATCCGCCGCAACTTGACACCCTTCAGCCAAAACTCTCCTTGGTGAAGGTTACTAGTCGTTCATTCGGAACGCTTACCAcagaataattaaaattcacattgtgtcgagattccaacttcgCAACCCTCAGGAAGAATCCGATCTTTACTCGTTGTCATCGacctaaataaataacgttGTGAGCTTTCAAATGGGTTTAGATAAAATCCGAGAAATTATTTGGTATAAATCAGTATTCGGGTTGGGTCTAGATTACTCAGTAACTAATCACTTGTCGTGACAGTTGGAAAAGCTaggtcataaataaataataaataaatattataggacattattacacaaattgactaagtcccacagtaagctcaataaggcttgtgttgagggtacttagacaacgatatatataatatataaatatctataaatacttaaatacgtacaaaacatccatggctcaggaacaaatatccatgctcatcacacgaataaatgcccttaccaggatttgaaccccgggaccatcagcttcataggcagggtcattacccactaggccaaagcgGTCGTCAAATTGCACAGCAGGAAATACTAATAAGAGTGAGATCTTCTTTCACAACGTTGGAGCATTCACTACCTGTTGGAATTACACTGCCATCTGATGACCATGAAgcatatattaaaatttttttttttaatactacgtcggtggcaaacaagcatacggcccgcctgatggtaagcagtctccgtagcctatgtacgcctgcaactccagaggagttacatgcgcgttgccgactctaaacccgcccccccctcgttgagctctagcaaccttactcactgacaggaacacaacactatgagtaggatctagtgttatttggctgcagttttctgtaaggtggaggtacttccccagttgggctctgctctagatctagaatgacatccactgtctgtgccctaccacacaaagcgagatgacattcacaatgcccatacctctctttcggacgtagtttaaggacgtacccgggtccaaaacctGGATTAAAATAACTGCTGAAGATGGGAAACTTTTGTTATGGGACCATGATCGTATATGACATGTATACTTcttcttcttgagcttaccgtgggacttagtaaatttatgtaacccactgattaccagtccGTCGGACGGTATAGCCCTGACAGTTGTTCagatctgtcaactttttgttctaactgacaggccgatatcgcccggcggactgttaatagTGGGCCCCATAAGAATGtccttacaatatttatttatttatatatatcacatttatatgtttgacgacctgtttgaagcgctggtggcctagcggtaagaccgtgcgacttgcaatacggaggtcgcgggttcaaacttcaaaccccggctcgtaccaatgagtttttcggaacttatgtacgaaatatcatttgatattttccagtcgcttttcggcgaaggaaaacatcgtgaggaaaccggactaatcccaacaaggcctagtttaccctctgggttggaaggtcagatggcaatcgctttcgtaaaaactagtgcctacgccaaatcttgggattagttgtcaagcgaaatgccgggacaacgcgaggaagaagaagccatgtttgacgacctgtctggcttagtggatagtgaccggttcaaattctggtaagggcatttattcgtgtgatgagcatggatatttgttcctgagtcatggatgttttgtacgtatttaagtatataaatatttatatattatatatatcgttgtctaagtaccctcaacacaaaccttattgagcttaccgtgagacttagtcaatttgtgtaattatgtcctataatatttatttatttcagtttgctCGTACATACCAAATAAATCTACCTAAAGAAATAAGGCTTTTTAAATAGACATAAATCAAATCTGGGAAATTTAGGATTCGGGACAGGGCTAGATTATATAGTAATCCCTTGTCGTCAAGGTTTCTGAAAAGCTATGTCATAAATCAAACGTGTGGTGAGGTGAGCCAAGGCCTAGTTAATACCCATGAAGAGGGTCGAATATGAGCCGTTGAAGTTGGCGTTCATAAATTACGAGTAATGTCTATGGTTTAATTGCTTTTGGCTTTTGGATGTCAACTGTAGCTGCATTACTTATGGCATAtagaataaaaaccggccaagagcatgtcgggccacgctcagtgtatggttccgtagttactcttccgtcacaataagctaaactggagcttaaagtatagtaaattgttaaccaagggatgaaacggtacctttcacccgagttaaacaaataggcaaatttgcataatcagtatctaatagtaaaaaatatcaaaaaaatgtataagtttaGCTTCCATGATTTGACCGACTCGACCGATCCAATATGATCAGGTGATTCGTTTTCTTGTTTGCCTCctattatcataaaaaaactttgaatctctaattattttaattaaattctctttaaatttttctttcCATCAGTGTACTTATTTAAATCATTTTCTTAACCCAAGTCAGGagaacattttaatttattaccctTACATTTTTTAGATCGCTTAAAAATCAACATTAAAATTGTATCAACTTTGTTGTAATCAAGCTTGAATTTTAAACACTAAAATCGTCTATCAAAGTTTTGTTACGCTTCGTTGGCCGTaaggtaatttatattttagtttcaaCTATGTAAAGTATATAAATTGGCCGATTTTCCGTAATTTTCGACACACAGCTATTATGCTTGGCCGGTGCGCTGTATTACTAGGTAAGTAAGTCACACTAAAACACGCATAGCTGACGTAGGGATAAGACCGCCAGGCTGAAGTGCGACTGGGCGGGTCACGTTTGCCGTATGCATCCGGATAGGTGGGCTAGCTAGtttagccaccaagtggatgccggaAGTTAAGCGCGGACGTGGCaagcccagacggagatggcgggacgacctatactctgtatttaaataaaagtaaacaaacaatttgtaaattttcgggtagttataacatttaaaccgcaaatacaaaaccgcctggatctgttactgaacgacctgacttttaCCTACATTCTtttatcatgtaatgttttcatctaccctcaactggcttaaggagccacttaaatacctaaagatacagagtatagacaCCTTCATCGGTAACTGGCCAGAATAGTACAACAACGGGAGCTGTGGAGATCATGCGGAGAGGCCttcgcccagcagtggaacactATAACGGGCTAACTAAAAAAGTAAACACACGAACCTTACAAATTACACTCGAAGTCActgataaaaaaacatacatgaaTATTTACGTAACGTCTGGTATGGTATGTACTAGTTGCTAAAAATgattatacaaagaaaatacgCACACGAAAAACGCAGTcctatgttttttaaattttttgtataattttcttttctgtGTTCGTAGTTacgaataaatataatatttttatactatttatatttAGAATATAATGACTAGAAGTTTCGTATGTAACACTTCCACTcgctctatttttttttattacaatttgtaGCAACAATAACTAGTACATTTACTGGGTTATTTCAGAAtgccattttaaaatgagatcgtaacatttattatatgtatatattgcaTGCTGCTATATAGGTTCATGTGAGTTTAATAAGAAATAGGTATTATCTAAacaacatttatatatttatccaATAGACGCAATTATCCCACATTTTCTTCTAGCTCTGATCGCCACCGTCGCGTCTGCCCCCGTGGACTCGGGCTGGCGTTGCACCGGCGGCCTCGGCTCGCCCACCGTCTGCCTCGGCCCGGCCGGCGCACCCCGCTACAGCCCAGCGGCCATACAAATATTACCGCCTTTACCCCCGTGCTCCGGTCCGGCGGTTGTGCTTACCCCACCTCCCAGTCCGTGTCCGTCGCCGTGTCCATCGCCTTGTCAATATTATGATAACTAAACGATCAAGTGGTTATTACGACTTAAGTAGTCGAAATTCTTCGCAAACATTTATATGTAAGTTTGCGAAGTTACAGATGATATAAACGACATTTTACATGAACCATGTTTTTAATTAACCCATAGTCGCATTTATCCATAACATTACCGTTACTGTAAAAAAAGAGACTGACATCGGCAGAAAccgatttttattgttctaaaccgttTAATCTGACGAGAACTTTAtgaaaatcttcttcttcttcctcgcgttgtcccggcattttgccacggctcatgggagcctggggtccgcttgacaactaatcccaagatttggcgtaggcactagtttttacgaaagcgactgccatctgaccttccaacccagaggggtaaactaggccttgttgggattagtccggtaactttatgaaaatgttctcctaaaaaccggttttacgaacgaaaccaaaactaaaaggttttgcgccaagtacatgaacGGTTTGGaaaattaaccggtttccgagcctcgacagcggcggcaacaatgacgccgctgcagtaatgtagTTATCCGATTATCACctttaaggtgacagtccatttctgaccgcagctgcactactgctccgacattactgcagcggcttGAACGCgttggtgttattgtcaatttccatagtaaaatcaatgacaataccgactgcacgtaatatggtaattttaacgtatttccaaccgcagctgcactactgctccgacagtactgcagcggcctgaatgcgtcggtgttattgtcaaattccatagtaaaatgatgacaagaccgactgcacgtagcatggcgatttttagtgtttggagcgcaactgcagctgcgtgccgcacgtcaaatctttcacctgtacagaaatgtctttggtcacagatattagtagctctaagcaaagaggatataaccactacattctaaggagtttattacacccgcggataaacaaccccgatagtttctgtgtttcgcggtaggccttctgtaTCCTGGCGtggctcttattgttttttttaatgtttcctgatcaattcattaaataaactgtGCTTTCATTTTTTCGTACTTTTCCGAGGacagctataagctcgaaagggcaagagcgatagagaggcaaatatacgattttcaaattaagattttcatggtaggcaataagtagataggagctatgtatgtatgtatttataaattatttacgtgactgatagtgaaaaaactggaaaactagttcgcaTTTGTACtattgatgagtgtttttttcctgttttgttttcatttttgtacaattaatAGTTTTACTACAACTAtgtactactaaattacaggacgcacttataTGTTAGAAaaagatcgatgtaggtataATAACCGTTATTCATCATATAATCATGTACACACAGCATACAAATgtgacaatataatatttctttgatGATTCTAAGACTGAACGgggtcgtatgcaatttcctctctctcCTCTTTCTCTCTGACTTATCCATAGCTTTCGGAATTAAAgtagaaaatgtttcgaatgaaatagcttactctgtatcttctgtatttgtgttaggatactacgaaaccatagtagatcaatttttttttattggccacAATGGTCGCGCATTGTGCGGCTTATGAGGAATTTCCTCCCCCAGGCGCTCCGACTGTAGTTTGAGCTCCATGCCGAGGTTTTTatgagggtctacagtatgggtttctcaaaaaagaagtgtacaggcttttaaagggtcggcaacgcgcatgtatcacttctgaAGTTGGAGGCATgcttaggctacggtgactgcttgccaCCAGGCGGcgcgtatacttgtttgccaccgaccgaAAAAAAGTTTAAGTGATTCTCGcatttaacaggattaattacgAATGCTCGCTGACCataccgtggcacagtgaatttggcgtgataaaatgtgaaagtgtcgtaatatcatattatatacatcgtgggTTGGCAAAACCTGGCAGATTTTAagcacgcattcctgaggagcaaaaaaatgtttagtcaaattcggcaaaaaaagttctttttttcttttagccgataaaaaaaaaattttctgcacacaacacgttatttctttttacatcttggcgaaaaaaaaaacaccacaacgaagaagtaaagttctcttaattcatctatagatcaaaattgcgagtgttctttttagttcagtaatgtttgtcagaaggtatgtctaactaaaccaagtcacatagagaCAGCGCCccagccaaaaaggcgttttctcTAAAagaagaccgatttcagaaaactttgtgtgatattttggtctctaaatgcgattaagaatacaaatttaaaaattatcaagttttaccagcccacggtgtataatatcgttTAACTCGTTTATggtgacactttctcactttgtcataGCAAAACCATTCCTGAGCTAAAAGAAGCAATCAGGAAGTTGTATTACCTACCATGTATTATAAATGGCAAAGTTCTTGTTTAACacatggtagcatatggatactcaatcataagaaagattacaaaattgaaccacgagagaAGTGACAacggttttaaaagtaaaattgtattgacagttgcggggaTTCAAGGAATGAgagttaaataaactttgctacagagtgCAACACGAAATTTTTTCATCACTTTAAAACgaggaaaatatgtattattccaattaatttattcaaaattctttctatcagccccttggctgacgtaaatagctttcttcataaaggatttcttgtctcgcccgTCAAGTTTTATAAGGTCTAATCATACACTGTATCTGCCccgaccacgagtgccgtcgcccatagacacctgcaacacaagagccattataagatttaaatttgtgattcagtttgaaataggacactggacaatattaagtgtaaattgcgcaatttattcatttatttattttaatttatttatttttcactgttaggtacctaaagaaagtaaaattggtttaatatgaaaactcggaaagataaatgtgtaatattttactaacaCTGAACGTCtacattggagaatttattctTACGTATCGCATtgccatctccgaaacccacgaatctCTTTGCAAACCAGCGTacaccgtatccatcacgagcaacatgagtcccgctctcgtcgggttgctgtgtgcggtggtcacgcatttggacgtagttaaaggaaaaggatccaatccacaaaaataccaaaacatgagttaagtataccaggcaggcctttaatgtgtatattttcattcagcaaaaaagcactgagctcacatagcgttttcatattttaatcgacatcggataccatcccccatgtatgaaagattaaaaatgatattcaccaataagtattcaatactcttggtaccttgttgtaaaattatgttagtgacaggactggtttatataaatttcaacaagaaaaatccaaactgcttggaatctttttgagaaaatgcaatgaatacttttcgtcctaaatatatatcaacaaaactgatccaacccatttggatcgtttttgagaaactaatttgacgatgtgtaaatactttagctaaacaacaaaaacgattcagcaaacttggatcacatttgtggaattcttgttatttccagcattggtgtgtcagtaaacaacaaaaacgattcatgttaaatatattaactttaggctgactttttaaatttaaacaactttatacttaacctaaaaggcagttttactgctatgataggctatttttgaattttttgctatatatgtcgacttggatcgtaattcataaacaaattaaatagatgaggaaaaataacagaaatcattcaaactgtttgaatcatttttgcaggtttaaattaacttgttcttatattcagcgtcaaacatcaaagtcgatttaagttacttggatcttttttgataatttactccaggtatagtttcatagtggcaaattaatcaacggaaaagatccagtttacataaatacgttatagggattttttttatttaaaatggcaatacaatgctaaattttaataacgatccatgttaattatattgttcataaaaaaaattgcttttagtattaatttcgtTTATACGTTGctagtattaataatgttatagtaattataattttgaaactttactcatcatttttgtaactaaaaaaactgattttgctATTGCGTCATGCTGTGCATTGTCGCGAAAGACAGGTCTGTGGATTTGTAACGACAAAAATGGTGAATAAAAGCTATTTTGGTTGTATCCATCAAAACTTCTtccgataagataagataaattattaaagttctgttctaatatgtgtatgttattatttagctgAGAATAGCGATCCTAAATTTTTTGCAAGGAAGGCATGCTATGAcaagaatgaaaaaaatgacgaaaataGGCATAAAAGTAAGTGGTATGGTTAtagttatatttcttttaatctacaattactttggtattaactattaaatattaattttccatTGGTTTTACAAAAGATTAATATGTGATGAATTTGGTATATCATGGGaaatattgttcaaaaatggtattttgatttatgtcctaaaatttttttttatgtaaacgattagtgatgcgtttcagcgggactggcgggaccttgctcagcacagtgaggattggaaagctagaggggaggcctttgcccagcagtgggacacacaaataggctaataaaaaaaataaaaaaaacgattagtgattataagaggcttttattatcgttaaacagaagtgatctcaattttgttaatactcaatactttgataagctattacattgtttttttaataaag is part of the Cydia pomonella isolate Wapato2018A chromosome 27, ilCydPomo1, whole genome shotgun sequence genome and encodes:
- the LOC133532626 gene encoding late cornified envelope-like proline-rich protein 1 — its product is MLGRCAVLLALIATVASAPVDSGWRCTGGLGSPTVCLGPAGAPRYSPAAIQILPPLPPCSGPAVVLTPPPSPCPSPCPSPCQYYDN